From the genome of Polyodon spathula isolate WHYD16114869_AA chromosome 14, ASM1765450v1, whole genome shotgun sequence, one region includes:
- the LOC121326958 gene encoding probable rRNA-processing protein EBP2 → MEDFEEESVSGSESEGGDSVMSDRELQEAFAKGLLKPGMNIPLEARKKEVNNVEGLKQCLADFKKDLAWVERLDLTSQPLPDLVAKAEGKLTTLDSREIHAEDDFQREMYFYRQAQAAVLEALPRLKKCNISTKRPEDYFAEMAKTDHHMQKIRTKLLAKQTSMEKSEKAKQLRELRKYGKKVQTDVLQKRQKDKKAMMTAVKKYQKGMTDKLDFMEGDQEKGKKGSAGAAGPNSAKKKRGPNAKRQYKDQRFGFGGKKRGSKWNTKESHDDMSGFRSKAAHGKSGKNRGKGGKQGASKRPGKNARKKMKNRS, encoded by the exons ATGGAGGATTTTGAAGAGGAGTCAGTGTCGGGTTCAGAGTCAGAAGGAGGCGACTCTGTCATGTCAGACAGAGAG CTCCAAGAAGCTTTCGCTAAAGGTTTGCTCAAACCGGGCATGAACATCCCCTTAGAAGCCAGGAAGAAAGAGGTGAACAACGTG GAGGGTTTGAAGCAGTGCCTGGCAGACTTCAAGAAGGACCTGGCCTGGGTGGAGAGGCTGGATTTGACCAGCCAGCCCCTGCCTGACCTTGTGGCCAAGGCAGAGGGGAAGCTAACCACGCTGGACAGCAGAGAGATCCATGCTGAGGATGACTTCCAGAGGGAGATGTACTT TTACCGACAGGCCCAGGCAGCTGTTCTGGAAGCGTTGCCACGGTTGAAGAAGTGCAATATTTCTACCAAGAGACCAGAGGACTACTTTGCTGAAATGGCCAAAACCGACCATCACATGCAGAAG ATCAGAACCAAGCTGTTGGCCAAGCAGACCTCCATGGAGAAGTCAGAGAAGGCGAAGCAGCTACGAGAACTCAGGAAGTATGGCAAGAAG GTTCAAACTGATGTCCTGCAGAAGAGACAGAAGGACAAGAAAGCCATGATGACAGCTGTGAAGAAATACCAGAAAG GAATGACTGACAAGCTAGATTTCATGGAGGGGGATCAGGAAAAGGGCAAGAAAGGGTCGGCTGGAGCTGCTGGGCCAAACTCGGCAAAGAAGAAGCGAGG ACCCAATGCCAAGAGGCAGTACAAGGACCAGCGGTTCGGATTTGGTGGGAAGAAGCGAGGCTCCAAGTGGAACACAAAGGAGAGTCACGACGACATGTCCGGGTTCCGATCCAAAGCGGCGCACGGGAAGTCTGGCAAGAACAGGGGGAAAGGAGGGAAGCAAGGAGCGAGC AAGAGACCTGGCAAGAATGCCCGGAAGAAGATGAAGAACAGATCTTGA